TTTTGTTCAGATGGAAACACCTTTTTTGACTTAGAAAATGCATTTTTGAAGTCAATGACTGCCTGGTTTAGCGCCAATAATAGACGGAGCTGCGCCTCTGGTTGCCTTAACATAGGAAACATAGTCACTGTGGTGCATTGTACATAAGGTACTCTGGTAGCGGGTCAATTTTATACGTTTCCGAAGTGATTCAGTGATGGTGCCATTATAACCAGCTTTCCGCATCAATGAGTCAATTGCTTCTATTTTTGTCCAAGCTGAAACCGAGGCAGACCagaataagaaacaaaattttagcCAAACATAAAATTGCATAGAAAATTTGGATTAATGGTCCACTAAAACCCAAATCGCATAGCTTGCCTCAAGTGCATAAGAAACCTAGCTGTAAATGGCACCTTATCTTCAAAATGAAAGTATTCAAAGAAGAGCGTTGTTTACAAaacatattttcaaatttcagctCACCTGACTCTGTTATAATACCTGGCaaaaatatgtacattataACTTCTTAAACTCTTTAgacttattaattttaaataattagtGGATGAGCAACAACAGAAACCATGAAActgcaaattaaaaattaggaAATAGGTGACTGCATGACCAATAAATGATTTACTACTCAACCCCTCcggatgaaattttttttctacagAAGAGACTTTCAGTTCCGGTGCTACAATGaacccattttctttttttggcatAGCATACGTAGAAAAATTGTTTAAGTTTACGATTAGGAGACGGAATCATTTTGGACCATAAGGCCTTTCATAGCGTTGAACAACGACGGTCCAACAattatttgtattgtattttttcacaaaacccaattGTGATTGCATGACCATCAAACAACTGTGATTGAGTTGTATTCACAGCTAACTTCATCTGTTATTTTTCTATTGTTTGGAATCTGTTTCGGGTTTAGGTTTTCAATGTAGTATCTAGGCTTCCTGAAACCCAAATCCAAAGCTCTAAATCCTTAATATCTTAAACTCACGGTCAGTGTCAAAGGTACACCGCCAGATTTTCAAAGCTATTACTcttctctcaaaataataataacaaaggCTATTACACTTACTTTTTGCGCATGCATTTTAAAAAACCCTGTGTTTGGCTAATAATAAATGGGAAGAATTACCTTCATGTGCAGCAATCTCAGGCAAGTATGTGGCGCTGCGCCTTGTACTATATTCAGGATCAGTGAACTCAATAATTATACCATGTTTTCCAATCTgcaataattattaattcagaGGGCAAGCCAAACTTTGGAAATTCTTTCAAAGAGTAAATCACAAGTGCTTCTCATACATGCTACAATATTTAGCATGTATGAGAAGCACTTGTCAAATATATGTCATATATatgacaaaattaatatatataacaaaattaatatatattacaaaattaatatatataattaaatatccaTCCATATAGAAATTCTCCTATACAGATGTCCGGATGTAATTATTGTGCGGACACCATGAATTATCTACTATGCCTCCCTGCTTTCTTCCCTGTTTACAATGGCATTTGCACGATAATAACATGCAGACATCCAGATGAGAGAATAACTGTCCATCTATATGTGGTTGATCCATCTAAAAGTACAGCAAATATCACTTTTGGTCCTTGTAGTTTGGTCCAAGTTCCACTAAGGTCCTTATAGttccaattttccattgtAGATTGCTAACCATTGCAATTTCAAGGAGACACCCATAATTCTGTGTATTTACTTAACGGAATTGCATGTCACaagtaacatatatatatttttttgagaAGAAACATACCATGTAACAGTATTTCAGTCTTGTTACTtttgaaaatgctaaaaaattcaacattatttttaaaaaataaaacagaaaacttGGGATAGAAAGTAATACAACATACAATTTAGACCTATATTTGGCGTAAGGTCTTTTGTAGACCTTGCAATATTGTACACGAAACAaattcacacaaaaaaataagtattcgAGTTGGGGCTTAATGGGTCGTGTTGAAAATGGGTGGACGTGTTAAGCTAACAAGTCGTGTCGTGTGAATTCGCGAATACCCGTTATCACCCGTCaagaatatgaaaattttgtaattatatatatctttcctttttcctttttcttcccttctACACTACCCCAACTCttctttggttgattttttttttttttttttcagtttttttttttttttgtaattaatttttttcttcagttttttaaaattctcaaCGGGTGAATCAAGTCATTCGTTATTTTAACAGGTCCTGTGTGTCAATGGGGTGAAGAGAACAATGGTGGAGCCACCATGGGGTCAATGGGGCAGACGACCCCATGGCAACCCTGGGTATTGGTTGGAGCTCCCTGGTTTTGCCCTTGGCAACCATGGGAGCAACCccatggagaagaagaagctgctTCGTGTGCAGCAGCTTtagttctaatttttttaaaccacCTGGAAAAAAGAGGTCCTTTTAGCcaaggctttttttttaaaatgacctGGCCCAAACGACACCGTTTTGGGCCAagccttaaaaaaaattataaaaaacagACCTATCATTTCCCCATTCCAACCCCCACCTGATAGTTAACCCTCCCAAACCCCTTCCCCTAATTGATATATCCTTTATAATCTTAAAGAAATTGATAAATCctaaattaatgttctaaaCTCTGGCCTAAATCAAGTGAGTAGGAGGATAAATGTAATGAATTagaatttatttgggttaagaattataattttattgaaactGTTATATGTAATGAATTAGAATTTATTGGtatgatattgatattgtttgattttttttttcaagtacaAGCGATGGTCTAAACTAGAGGGGAGGGGAATTGATTGATTTTGTTATTTAGATTAGAGTTTATATTGATTGTTATTTGTACTGTTTTTTATGGATTAGAATTTattgattaattttattatttggatAATTGGATTAGAGTTTATATTGATTGATATTGTTATTCAAATTAATCAGTTTATAattgattgattgaattaattaatatgtAGAATTATGGAACAAAACTTTTAGAGAAAATTACCCATTGATAATTCGTCTAATCCAAGTAGTTCAAGTGCAAGAGCAAGACCGATTGAGTTAGATGAGATATtgaaaattgtaatttgtattgATAGTTTTtcaatgaattatgaatggaaGTATtatatttctgttttttagtatattttctttttgaagaaattttgacACTTTTACTCTATGACCCTATGAGGTTACAATCCTGGATCAGCCACTAGAAGAGAAGGCCAGCATTCTAACGGTTTGAAAATAAGGGGAATAGTGATtgaatgaatttttaattttttaatattgtaACAAGCAAAACGGCTGAAATAATGCTCCCACACGTGACCAGCACATGCCACTTCTGCCAAGGCAAAAGATGTAATTGTGGATGCATCTTGAATTACATTTCCAACATAGAAAACACTGAAAGTACATGGACCTTATTGCAACTCAACTAAATTATGGGGAccaaaagtgaaatttggcaTTTTACTATTAATTAATCTCTGCAATATGTTAGAAGCTAAAAGGAACATATAGTCACACTTGTCGTACCCCAGGTAAATTTCACACAGATTATTGAAATCGCCTATTCAGTATCGGGGACAAGAAATCGATGCATGCAGTGGATCACTGCAAAGCATAATAAACTAGATACATAGAATAATCCTAACAAATATCCCAATAAAGAACTTGAACATACCTCCCAATCAAGGTAGTGGCTAGCAGTTTCATAATCAGTCAGAATGGAAACTGTACATTCCAAATAAGGTAATTCCTTCAGTTGTATTGGGGGGAACCTACGGTCCTTCAAAGCACTGCAGAACATTAACAAGGAGGACCAAATGACTATATaatacacccaaaaaaaaaacagaaaagaagacACTGCATTAGTTGaggaaaataacaaataacatataataaaaaaaagagcagTTTAAACCAGGTAAAGGAGCATTAATTTTAGTTTGGAAGTATGCGAGGGAAAGATTTTGGACCTCCAACCAGGAGTTGGGACACAATACCATAAGTTGCAAGGATTAGGGCCCTCAAAATGCCAATATCAGCTAGGCATGGTGTGGCATTGCTTGTGACTTTGCCCGTTTATATATCTGATCTAGATTAAACAAATATGCCCTTATGTAATCCTAATGGGGAAAATGGATATGTCTAATTAGACTAGGATAAGAGTTATCCTTCTAGTCTCCTAGTCTGAGTAAGCAAACATTAAGGCACCTTTGAAAAGGAGTGGCCTTATAACTGAAACTCTCCCTctagggaaaaaagaaaaaaaaaaaagcagcgAGCATAGAGAAAATTCCTTGTAATTGCTGCACGCGCCCTATCACTTCCAAAAGCAAGGTGCATCCATTACTTAGCTGCACCAAATATACTTTGCCCCCAATCTCTAgttccatttcttttttcttttgtggatAAAAACCAAGACGTGATGCCCATCATCACACCCTTGAGAGGTTTATCAGGCGGTGGTGTGAAGAACACTTGTGGAACATCAAGAATGTGGTATGACCATACCAAAAAGATCAAGAATGTGGATCATACAAAAAAGATATAGTGCAGGATTCGACATTGTGATATCATGCGACCAAGATTGCATGCATGAACTTCCTCTTCTTTAACAACTAAGCGTAGCAAGGTATAAATGCTAATCCTTAATGATTAGCTTAATGATTAGTTCTATaaaaagggaaggaaataaTTAATAACTAAATCTGATGGCATCAAGGTAACAAACTTGACCATCCTTTTGATGTGCTCTTTGCTAATTTGCTAAATGGCACTACATATGGTCCATCCCAACTAAATTTCTGGCCCATCTATCCATTGCACTTCTCTTCAATCCATAGGAGCATAGATGTGCACGCACAGACAAACACAAACATGGTATCCTCATAGTTCATATTGAACAATCTGCTTTTGCAAAAATAAAGTATGAATTCAGATACATCATTCATGATTTACAAAATTTAGAGTTACCTGCcttgaaaacataaaattaaaaatgcacAAGCATCCACAAACAATGCACACACATATAAATATCACATATGCACACACTGTCAAAGACTTATCTGAAATAACAAAGGAAGATATAGAAAACATGCAGACACATTACCGCGCAGACACATTACTGCGCGTTTATGTGACCGCATATGATACAGAAATGGTCAAGATGTAAAGTACATGATCTGTTGTAATACCTGTTTAGAGCATAGTCCTTGAATCCATTCATCAAGCTACGAGCTTCTAGTGTTCCAATGCATCCACGCAAACGAGTCTCACTACCATTCACCACTTTCTTCCAAGTAACAAACAATGGACTGAGACCAAGGTATTGTTAATATCAGATGAGAAAGTCAAAAGTATCAAGGTTCTGCTTTTTAAGACatacatcaatatatatacagtttTTCTCAAATCCGGATGTGCGGATTTTTTTGACGTTTGGTGATGTTTTAAGCCATTGTGTGCTGGTCTTTTAAATTCTCTGTCATAATAGCCTATATTGGGAGCGTAGAAAGCTTCATATTCTTGCAACTAGATGCCTcttctttcatattttattactttctcAACTTTAGTTCAAGTACAACTGTAGTGCATAGGACCTCTCGTTTTCTAATTTATCACCTTTCTTACTTCATATTTCAGTCACTGACGGACTATTCAATCATGACTGGACTGTTTCAATTACCAATGCATTATCTGCAACCAACATTGCTTTCTTTCAGTGGCTTAAATCTAGAGAACTTACAGATTGTACATATATATGGATGGGTCTATTGTGTTGTGTGTTCAAAGACAAGTTAATAAACTAATTTTTGGACTGCTGGTCATCCTCACATTAGATATTTACAGCTAAGATGCATTTCATCCACTCTTACAAGGAAACCTTTGCTCAACAAATTGAAGATGCTTGCACCTGTAGCAATCCTCGTTTATGTTTAGAAATCTAAAGAACAGCCAGACAAGTTCATTCTCATAATCAGAACGGATCTCAACCAAAAATGGAACTAAATGTATATCCTATCCCTTTTTAACTAGGACTGATTTTGAACAAGGAGGGTTCAATAGGTGGCCTCCCAACACCACACTTATAACTTATTAACCCATCCCTATAAAAGTTGTTTTGAATGGCAATACAGGAGATTACCCAAATAAAGCATGGGTGAGCTAACTTAAACTTCAACAATCACatgaaaaatcataaattataaataataaaaaaaatctttaaaatagaaaaacaccATGCCATCATCACAATTTCTAGAAAtagttaatttaattaaactgaTAAAATCAACATGCGTATTTGTGGTATGGTTGTGAGATAGAGACAAAAAGAGGGGGAGAGATAGAGTACTGTTGGCCCTCATCGAAGGCTGGGGCAGGAGGTTCTTCGCTGTTGTAGTGAGCAAGGAGAGTGTCGAAGCAGTAAGCCACCATCTCCTTCGTCGCCGACACCATTTtcgtttattattattcttataTCGTCACTTGGTATATATGATCCGTTCGTATTTGATCGCTAATTTGGGGTTTTATAGAATGAATGAAAGTAAGAGACCTCTTTACAGAAGAGAGAGGATTTGGTGCCAGAAGGCAGAAATAATTGAGAATTCGACAGAGAAGAAAGCAGAAAAGAGAAAtgctttttttcctctctgttTTCTAATGAGCATGGAGCATCGTTTTGAGGTCCCCCCACCTAACAAATTTAATAGAGGAAGCGGGATACAGCCAACGTCTAGCCTAACCTGATGAAAGTGAGAaaagtgttttgttttttttggtcaatgtgAGAAAAAGTGTTAAGGGGGCACTAAGTATGTATTTAATCTGTAAATGCCATTTTTATTCACACATTTCGCAAATATaacttataaatatatacttaTTGCCTacttaacatttttttctcACTTATTCCTTCCTCtctaagctctctctctctctctctctctctctctctctctctctctctctctcagttctctcttcctccctaTAAACTGCGTATCCTTCCCATGTATTGTATAGCCTGTACTTAGGTTGAGGACTAGGCCTATACCTGATCTCCAGGGTGAAGTGCTTTTTGTCAAAGACTTGCACACTTTGAACAACTATCAAAATAAGAACGAACTCTGATTGTTAAGTCAGAAATAGTTGTAAAGTGGAGAGAACGGATGTAGGGTTTTCAAGGTGAGAATGTTTATTACCCATGTCCTAATGTAGGTGCTGGGTATTTATAGGGGGAGAAGGAGGGAAAGATATTTAAGGGGAGATATTTATCCCTCTCTTCCCTAGTGAGATAGAACCACATTCAATGGCTTCTTCTGATAATCATGTTGCCTAACAAGGGTTGAGTGACAAAGCAACACCTGGGTTCGGATGTGAGGTTCATTAATCGATCCCCCCCATCACCAGGCTGGATACCCAAAAGTAAATCGTAGGGCGACACCTAGTTTaggatgtgaggtatattaattgatcCTTTCCCATCATCATGTTGTCCATTAGACGGAGGGAGTGGCTAATTCGACAAGGGTTCGATTGTACCCTCAGAATATCTGATTGTTTGGTCGAGTCGGTATTCACATGCCCGATCGCTGATTCATATTCTCCCATCAGGTTTGGCTAGGAGGCTTTTGGTTGACACGGGGTAGTACCTCTAGTTGGGTCGGTGTAAGTTTAACGCGACGCTCCATGGCCACGTAATGAATTGTGATAGGCTCGACTCACAGTGATGGTACGAGCCATCAACAATAGCCCCCCAACTCTCAACTTAAGGAGCAGATCTTGGGTGGGGAGTTTATCCGAATTATGAATTTCGAGTGAGCTGAGCCTTTTTTAAATGGCACGACTAGCATAAGTCTGGTCGGGTAGCCCTCAATTTCACAGCCGAGGAGGGCTCCTTTGATTTTGTTGGCTCCAGGTTTTGAATTTGGGGTACTCGAGTGGGGGTGATGTGGCAGCGAGTGGTTGGCTGAGCAGGCGACGTATTAATTGCTACTAACGTCGGGGCCTGCGAGGAGTCGCATCAGTTCGTGTCCCGTTGGTTCGACTGATGGGCGCTGGCGTGGCTCCACGTGTGACCATCGTAGCCGAGGTAGGCAAGATATGGACGGTGGGGATGCTTCAGTGAGATGTAAAAGAGGAGGGAGCATCCAGCCTTCGCCATTTTCTTGCCATTGCTGCCGTGTGAGAGCTTGAGTGATTTTTCCTAGCAAATTCCTCTGGTGCGCCTCTACTGCAAGGAAGAGCTTCAGTTTTGGTCagttttctccttcttctttgttctttccttcctcttccttATGTTTTCTCAGAATCACAACTCggaatttttggtttttgagttTCCTGGGATGTTCTGGGTTTGGCGTGTTTTTGTActtcaattttcttgttttggtatGTTTTGATCCTTATATTGAGTCCCTTCTCCCTTTGGTTGTGTTTGAAGTGTTGTGGACAGTGATAGAAAAAATGTCGAGCCGATCAGATATGTCAGATTCGCAAGATACGACGAGCAGCAGGTCGGCTTTTAGGGATGATAGGGATGATGTGGAGGTGGTGGATCAAATGTATGACGTCGCCGACTAGATGGGTGAAGACATGCCCATTGGTCTTGGTGGGAGCTTTGAGTACCAAGGTGCAATAAGGAGGATAAGAGGTGGGGAAGCAGAAGGTACCGACCAGAGTGGTGAGGATAGTGGCCGAAAAAACTAGGGAGGCGTAACAGTTGCCGTAGCTGGGTCGGGTGGGGAGAGAAGCGAGGGCGGTTCACCTGCCGACCAAGGAGAAGGGGAAGATCAGTTAGAGGGGAGGACTATAGGTACGAGGGCCCTAGGCTTGGGTGGGGTGACCGAATCAAACGTAGAGATATAACATGCAGAAGGAGGATGGTCAGCCGATGAGCACCCGAGCACCAACAGCAGAAATTAGATCAGTTGAGGGCGGAGTATGATATATCGAGCATTGTTAAACTTAGGGTGTCGATCGGAGATGAGAAGTTGAGCACACCCCcttaggatgggtgaccttgTGTGCAGACATGATGAAGCAGGAGGTTCGGTTGCCCTTATCCCCCTTTCTACAAAGCTGGATTAGTAG
Above is a window of Prunus persica cultivar Lovell chromosome G2, Prunus_persica_NCBIv2, whole genome shotgun sequence DNA encoding:
- the LOC18785188 gene encoding uncharacterized protein At2g38710, which produces MVSATKEMVAYCFDTLLAHYNSEEPPAPAFDEGQHPLFVTWKKVVNGSETRLRGCIGTLEARSLMNGFKDYALNSALKDRRFPPIQLKELPYLECTVSILTDYETASHYLDWEIGKHGIIIEFTDPEYSTRRSATYLPEIAAHEAWTKIEAIDSLMRKAGYNGTITESLRKRIKLTRYQSTLCTMHHSDYVSYVKATRGAAPSIIGAKPGSH